A DNA window from Streptomyces parvus contains the following coding sequences:
- a CDS encoding polysialyltransferase family glycosyltransferase: MTVSASVRTPPRTQIFQVSTLYGAATLAAALDAGQFGRALDSHRILLVSNNAAVPETALRLEEMRGYGSLAARFDAVVDWNEAISPHHPSGWGPRSEETVLWQRAFRLAWDIAPDAPVDLAVESIQVNPARALAAIFSESAVHVYADGLMSYGPTRNRMPQSIACRIRRVLHLDLVTGVRPLLLAEAGVEPELVPDDAFRAVLSEIATAAAGDKGLAAAEAAAPTAMLLGQYLAALTILTPEEEEELHIRMLRGAARAGHTSILFKPHPTAPARYSRALDEAAAELGVRLTTLDSPLLAETLYERCAPTLVVGCFSTAMFTAAAYYGIPVARVGTRLVLDRITPYENSNRIPLTITDHLVPDLDTQGGPEAPGAGGVPHLPRTAPDTLAPLVRTVGYCMQAKLNPGLRPEAEAWLREHLDPTTQHYFKRRRLQSLTLPGGGPRGAAVRLRRTVRRTRSTLGL; this comes from the coding sequence ATGACCGTGTCCGCTTCCGTCCGTACGCCCCCGCGCACCCAGATCTTCCAGGTCTCCACCCTGTACGGCGCGGCCACCCTCGCCGCCGCGCTCGACGCCGGACAGTTCGGCCGGGCCCTCGACAGCCACCGCATCCTGCTGGTCTCCAACAACGCGGCCGTCCCCGAGACCGCCCTGCGCCTGGAGGAGATGCGCGGTTACGGATCCCTCGCCGCCCGCTTCGACGCCGTCGTCGACTGGAACGAGGCCATCAGCCCGCACCACCCCAGCGGCTGGGGCCCCCGCTCCGAGGAGACCGTCCTGTGGCAGCGGGCCTTCCGCCTCGCCTGGGACATCGCCCCCGACGCCCCCGTCGACCTCGCGGTCGAGTCCATCCAGGTCAACCCGGCCCGCGCGCTCGCCGCGATCTTCTCCGAGAGCGCCGTCCACGTCTACGCCGACGGCTTGATGAGCTACGGCCCCACCCGCAACCGGATGCCCCAGTCCATCGCCTGCCGCATCCGGCGCGTCCTCCACCTCGACCTGGTCACCGGGGTGCGCCCGCTCCTCCTCGCCGAGGCCGGCGTCGAACCCGAACTCGTCCCCGACGACGCCTTCCGCGCGGTCCTCTCCGAGATCGCCACCGCAGCGGCGGGCGACAAGGGGCTCGCCGCCGCCGAGGCCGCCGCCCCCACCGCGATGCTCCTCGGCCAGTACCTCGCCGCCCTCACCATCCTCACCCCGGAGGAGGAAGAGGAGCTGCACATCCGGATGCTGCGCGGAGCCGCCCGCGCCGGACACACCTCCATCCTCTTCAAGCCGCACCCCACCGCCCCGGCCCGCTACTCCCGCGCCCTGGACGAGGCCGCCGCCGAACTCGGCGTACGGCTCACCACGCTGGACAGCCCGCTGCTCGCCGAGACGCTGTACGAGCGGTGCGCGCCCACCCTCGTCGTCGGCTGCTTCTCCACCGCGATGTTCACCGCCGCCGCCTACTACGGCATCCCCGTCGCCCGCGTCGGCACCCGGCTGGTCCTCGACCGGATCACCCCGTACGAGAACAGCAACCGCATCCCGCTGACGATCACCGACCACCTCGTGCCCGACCTGGACACGCAGGGCGGCCCGGAAGCGCCGGGCGCCGGGGGCGTTCCCCACCTGCCGCGCACCGCGCCGGACACCCTCGCCCCGCTGGTGCGGACCGTCGGCTACTGCATGCAGGCCAAGCTCAACCCCGGGCTGCGCCCGGAGGCCGAGGCCTGGCTGCGGGAGCACCTCGACCCCACCACCCAGCACTACTTCAAGCGCCGCCGTCTGCAGAGCCTCACCCTGCCCGGCGGCGGCCCCCGGGGCGCGGCGGTCCGGCTGCGCCGCACCGTTCGGCGCACCCGCAGCACCCTGGGCCTCTGA
- a CDS encoding tetratricopeptide repeat protein, whose translation MGQTLTGLLTSVRAIAGRPGSPPRARPGDGPDPALLAALRHCGDHLAALAASGPLTDARRTRLIASIGALTTACSTPDADAFDALLRTGQQALDSGGDAEARLALALADEATALRARSKGAWRLRGNALDALGRSEEAITAYERHLALQQNTAASRDVERRVAALRAAGDLIDEALALAGDGDGDGDGSEGAAGAVRLSRRLPAADARAAFTELVRLRTTERGAADPAVRRLAALYAEHRRLSDRDPMADPLLGGAEPIGVPGLRRFLAGRAVCLVADTPHTAEQEQRPGSSLAALIEGYDLVVRCDAVRHAAPTARTDLHAVTLRGDAPWKGPRWGRRATARLVFGDPLPHWRLAVRSRLVPGAQDRIGDATLRRPLHDPALLAGAADADGPASTAYTVLRLLDFLGTPARVDLIGFEGPAALSPREREWIGSRAGTTDDTAVRITLR comes from the coding sequence ATGGGCCAGACCCTCACCGGGCTGCTCACGTCAGTACGTGCGATAGCGGGACGGCCGGGATCGCCGCCCCGGGCACGCCCCGGCGACGGACCGGACCCGGCGCTCCTGGCCGCCCTGCGGCACTGCGGCGACCACCTCGCCGCCCTCGCCGCCTCCGGCCCCCTCACCGACGCCCGCCGTACCCGGCTCATCGCGTCGATCGGGGCCCTGACCACCGCGTGCTCCACCCCGGACGCCGACGCGTTCGACGCGCTGCTGCGGACCGGGCAGCAGGCGCTGGACAGCGGCGGCGACGCCGAGGCCCGCCTCGCCCTGGCCCTCGCCGACGAGGCGACCGCCCTGCGCGCCCGCTCCAAGGGCGCCTGGCGGCTGCGCGGCAACGCCCTGGACGCGCTCGGCCGGAGCGAGGAGGCGATCACCGCGTACGAACGCCACCTCGCGCTCCAGCAGAACACCGCCGCCTCGCGTGATGTCGAACGCCGGGTCGCCGCCCTCCGCGCGGCGGGCGACCTCATCGACGAGGCGCTGGCGTTGGCCGGTGACGGTGACGGTGACGGTGACGGGAGTGAGGGCGCGGCCGGGGCGGTCCGCCTCTCCCGCCGGCTGCCCGCCGCCGACGCCCGCGCCGCCTTCACCGAACTCGTCCGGCTCCGTACCACCGAACGCGGCGCCGCCGACCCCGCCGTACGCCGGCTCGCCGCCCTCTACGCCGAGCACCGCCGGCTCTCGGACCGCGACCCGATGGCCGACCCGCTGCTCGGCGGGGCCGAACCCATCGGCGTCCCCGGTCTGCGCCGGTTCCTCGCGGGCCGGGCCGTCTGCCTGGTCGCCGACACACCGCACACCGCCGAGCAGGAACAGCGGCCCGGCAGTTCCCTGGCCGCCCTCATCGAGGGCTACGACCTCGTCGTGCGCTGCGACGCCGTACGCCACGCCGCCCCCACCGCCCGAACCGACCTGCACGCCGTCACCCTGCGCGGCGACGCCCCGTGGAAGGGCCCCCGGTGGGGCCGCCGGGCCACCGCCCGGCTGGTCTTCGGCGACCCGCTCCCGCACTGGCGGCTCGCCGTGCGCAGCCGGCTCGTCCCCGGCGCCCAGGACCGCATCGGCGACGCGACGCTGCGCCGCCCGTTGCACGACCCCGCGCTGCTCGCCGGGGCGGCGGATGCGGACGGGCCCGCGAGCACCGCGTACACCGTGCTGCGGCTCCTCGACTTCCTGGGCACCCCCGCCCGGGTGGACCTCATCGGGTTCGAAGGACCGGCGGCCCTGTCCCCGCGCGAGCGGGAGTGGATCGGATCGCGGGCCGGGACCACGGACGACACCGCAGTGAGGATCACGCTGAGATGA
- a CDS encoding tetratricopeptide repeat protein, with translation MTTHASTPEAGSASADDRRAVTGKRRIAFAVYLADAGELPGLQALLRSLALSNPALCEDVVVLHPGLPDAAFDAVHRLHPRLIARPAAGHHDVFRLDGYDTVIALTPALVVLGRIDPLLRLRTGVAAVPRTAPDGVPGPRHGFADDGLLVIQRQDLAHPVPPAAARDIPEGLLVPLDSRYDFRALRLGDDLAVPEEVVVLNFADVPMPGTGPAHAARARHDLDDQAFRAAYLALPGAKHPDLLLHLALPFPDGSRPPIDLVRQLAEIHRGRGHHDVAVALLGEAVADRPDLPRCHETLGVCLMALSRYEEAETHLLLATASPDFAPRAYGQLARLAWLLGRSEDARGYALAGLESDPTDANCRAWYARTSEMVAADATAPETPAGEQLAHVALFADGDENAGDKVLPEAVRSCFTADTGPGRWHQQHAHLLVDETGLERLNARRAVIVGGGGLFLPDTAPNGNSGWQWNIPDDVLARITAPLAVFAVGYNVFDGQRYRRERFAASLQALVERSAFFGLRNHGSVARVRELLPASLREKVRYQPCPTTVARHLDARLAGTAVREDTVLVNCAYDRAGLRFGHDYGHFLAEMAAAIRAMSAAAEVRYAAHMPADERFVDDLRREHGLALPVEPLYLLSNDAIRDLYRRTRLVIGMRGHAGMIPFGCGTPVISLVSHPKLAYFLADIDRSDWGVSVHERALGARLAERALAVLADHPAAVADVHDRQRMLWSVTRDNLALLRELTGLPDPFGDPDRGADAVVPAPRSVADRDRPTRPRNHA, from the coding sequence ATGACGACGCACGCCTCCACCCCCGAGGCCGGGTCCGCATCCGCCGACGACCGTCGCGCCGTCACCGGGAAGCGCCGGATCGCCTTCGCCGTGTACCTCGCCGACGCGGGCGAACTGCCGGGACTCCAGGCCCTCCTGCGCAGCCTCGCGCTGAGCAACCCGGCTCTCTGCGAGGACGTCGTCGTCCTGCACCCCGGCCTTCCGGACGCCGCCTTCGACGCCGTCCACCGGCTGCACCCCCGGCTGATCGCGCGCCCGGCCGCCGGACACCACGACGTGTTCCGCCTCGACGGCTACGACACCGTCATCGCCCTCACCCCCGCCCTGGTCGTCCTCGGCAGGATCGACCCGCTGCTGCGTCTGCGTACGGGCGTGGCCGCCGTGCCGCGCACCGCCCCGGACGGCGTCCCCGGCCCGCGCCACGGCTTCGCCGACGACGGCCTCCTGGTGATCCAGCGCCAGGACCTCGCCCACCCCGTACCGCCCGCCGCCGCGCGGGACATCCCGGAGGGCCTCCTCGTACCCCTGGACTCCCGGTACGACTTCCGGGCTCTGCGGCTCGGCGACGACCTGGCGGTCCCCGAAGAAGTCGTCGTCCTGAACTTCGCCGACGTGCCGATGCCCGGCACCGGCCCCGCCCACGCGGCCCGGGCGCGCCACGACCTGGACGACCAGGCGTTCCGCGCCGCCTACCTCGCCCTTCCCGGCGCGAAACACCCCGACCTGCTGCTGCATCTCGCCCTCCCGTTCCCCGACGGGTCCCGGCCGCCGATCGACCTGGTCCGGCAGCTCGCCGAGATCCACCGGGGGCGCGGGCACCACGATGTGGCCGTCGCCCTGCTGGGCGAGGCCGTCGCGGACCGCCCCGACCTGCCACGCTGCCACGAGACGCTCGGGGTCTGCCTGATGGCGCTGTCCCGGTACGAGGAGGCCGAGACGCATCTCCTCCTGGCGACCGCGTCCCCGGATTTCGCCCCCCGCGCGTACGGCCAACTCGCCCGGTTGGCCTGGCTGCTGGGCCGAAGCGAGGACGCCCGGGGGTACGCGCTCGCCGGTCTGGAGTCCGACCCGACCGATGCCAACTGCCGCGCCTGGTACGCCCGTACGTCCGAGATGGTCGCGGCGGACGCCACCGCGCCGGAGACTCCGGCCGGCGAACAGCTCGCCCATGTCGCCCTGTTCGCGGACGGGGACGAGAACGCGGGCGACAAGGTGCTGCCCGAGGCGGTCCGCAGCTGCTTCACCGCCGACACCGGCCCCGGCCGCTGGCACCAGCAGCACGCGCACCTGCTGGTCGACGAGACCGGCCTCGAACGCCTCAACGCCCGGCGGGCCGTGATCGTCGGCGGCGGCGGGCTCTTCCTCCCCGACACCGCGCCCAACGGCAACAGCGGCTGGCAGTGGAACATCCCCGACGACGTGCTCGCCCGGATCACCGCCCCCCTGGCGGTCTTCGCCGTCGGCTACAACGTCTTCGACGGCCAGCGCTACCGGCGCGAGCGCTTCGCGGCCTCCCTGCAAGCCCTGGTCGAGCGGTCCGCGTTCTTCGGGCTGCGCAACCACGGCTCCGTCGCCCGGGTCAGGGAGCTGCTGCCCGCCTCCCTCCGCGAGAAGGTGCGCTACCAGCCCTGCCCCACCACGGTCGCCCGCCACCTCGACGCCCGCCTCGCCGGAACGGCGGTACGCGAGGACACCGTCCTCGTCAACTGCGCCTACGACCGGGCCGGGCTCCGCTTCGGCCACGACTACGGGCACTTCCTCGCGGAGATGGCCGCGGCGATCCGGGCCATGTCGGCCGCTGCGGAGGTCCGTTACGCCGCGCACATGCCCGCCGACGAACGCTTCGTCGACGATCTGCGGCGCGAGCACGGCCTCGCCCTCCCCGTGGAGCCGCTGTACCTGCTCTCCAACGACGCCATCCGCGACCTCTACCGGCGCACCCGGCTGGTGATCGGCATGCGCGGTCACGCCGGGATGATCCCCTTCGGCTGCGGCACCCCCGTCATCAGCCTGGTCTCGCACCCCAAACTGGCCTACTTCCTGGCCGACATCGACCGGTCCGACTGGGGCGTCTCCGTCCACGAACGGGCCCTCGGCGCCCGCCTGGCGGAGCGGGCCCTCGCCGTGCTGGCCGACCATCCGGCGGCGGTGGCCGACGTCCACGACCGGCAGCGGATGCTGTGGTCCGTGACCCGGGACAACCTCGCGCTGCTGCGTGAACTCACCGGTCTGCCCGACCCGTTCGGCGATCCGGACCGGGGTGCGGACGCCGTGGTCCCCGCGCCCCGGTCCGTCGCCGACCGGGACCGGCCCACCCGCCCCCGGAACCACGCGTGA
- a CDS encoding acyltransferase, producing the protein MSTTPPASASASAPATTAPQAPRPDRAGHRHDIDLIRLLCSIGVIGLHTGSAFVNTVGRTASEGAGTYWAGLTADSAGRFAVPLFFAIAGWVVLVGAPPKDGARLRRRIVRITVPLAVWTALYIAWGKLRDTNDDPVRHLALDSVFASVRPAYHLWYLYAYLPVIMVLGLVVLVRAGRRPWGLGAVLLVLASAPSLLGDLAEATGRELPRFGWAFAPYQLIYAVLGALLLAAPAGAFGRRRWPWLLLAAAGLAGVIAYQHEVHYAIPYAHVLVALFSCGVLVSLHGVRVPERVRPTLARLSEASFGAYLVHVLVLGVLTDTLVGEDLGGTAAVALAAGITVATTALSFGAALLWGRAGASKILG; encoded by the coding sequence ATGTCCACCACACCTCCCGCCTCGGCCTCCGCATCCGCTCCCGCCACGACGGCCCCTCAGGCGCCGCGCCCCGACCGGGCCGGGCACCGCCACGACATCGACCTCATCCGGCTGCTCTGCTCCATCGGCGTCATCGGCCTCCACACCGGCTCGGCGTTCGTGAACACCGTGGGCCGTACGGCGTCGGAGGGGGCCGGCACCTACTGGGCCGGGCTGACCGCCGACTCCGCCGGGCGCTTCGCCGTACCGCTCTTCTTCGCCATCGCCGGCTGGGTGGTCCTGGTCGGGGCCCCGCCCAAGGACGGCGCCCGGCTCCGGCGGCGCATCGTGCGGATCACCGTGCCGCTCGCCGTCTGGACCGCGCTCTACATCGCCTGGGGCAAGCTGCGCGACACCAACGACGACCCGGTCCGCCACCTCGCCCTGGACTCCGTGTTCGCCTCGGTCCGCCCCGCCTACCACCTCTGGTACCTGTACGCCTACCTCCCCGTGATCATGGTCCTGGGGCTGGTCGTCCTCGTCCGGGCGGGCAGACGGCCGTGGGGCCTCGGCGCGGTCCTGCTCGTCCTGGCGTCCGCCCCGTCGCTCCTCGGCGACCTGGCCGAGGCGACCGGCCGCGAACTGCCGCGTTTCGGTTGGGCGTTCGCCCCGTACCAGCTGATCTACGCGGTGCTCGGGGCGCTGCTGCTCGCCGCCCCCGCCGGGGCGTTCGGCAGGCGGCGGTGGCCCTGGCTGCTGCTCGCGGCGGCCGGACTCGCCGGAGTGATCGCGTACCAGCACGAGGTGCACTACGCGATCCCGTACGCGCACGTCCTGGTGGCCCTGTTCAGCTGCGGGGTCCTGGTGTCCCTGCACGGCGTGCGGGTCCCGGAGCGGGTGCGGCCCACGCTGGCCCGGCTGTCCGAGGCGTCGTTCGGGGCCTACCTGGTGCACGTCCTCGTGCTCGGCGTCCTCACCGACACCTTGGTCGGTGAGGACCTGGGCGGGACGGCCGCCGTGGCGCTCGCGGCCGGGATCACGGTGGCCACGACGGCCCTGTCGTTCGGCGCGGCCCTGCTGTGGGGGCGGGCTGGGGCGAGCAAGATCCTGGGCTGA
- a CDS encoding alpha-2,8-polysialyltransferase family protein translates to MTIRIFHASSPGAAVLLAAAIDAGCFTGPDRRILLLSRTGPAPETVADVSESAGFERLRTRFDAVLSWNDAIAPFHPDGWNPRADDAPLWERHFRRAWGLGEEELELVVDSPHAGPARALTQVFAGAPVDVYAEGPGAYGPTGEKIPPLTGTRVRRLLHPDLVAGVRPLLLGEFGVEPRGVPAEAITEVVAELADADVVLPAVEEPALLLGQDLAGAGLIPAADEAGLRREMVRGAVSLGHTRLVYAPDPYAPWEDPAALRAEADRHGVELTVLAGLPPVPAEVLAHRLRPALVVGCTSAALFGAARFHGLPVATVGTGLLLERLTPYENPERTAATLADAVLPGLGGSEEAAARQETASGAELDGLLAAVAFAMRPKVRPDLRPAAERYLAAHLDSRTWRYFRRRRLASLALPGVVPARLAFLRSNPALRRVVRRARALRGGSR, encoded by the coding sequence ATGACCATCCGGATCTTCCACGCCTCCTCGCCCGGGGCGGCGGTGCTGCTCGCCGCGGCGATCGACGCGGGCTGCTTCACCGGGCCCGACCGCCGGATCCTGCTGCTGTCCCGGACCGGTCCCGCCCCGGAGACGGTCGCCGATGTCTCGGAAAGCGCCGGGTTCGAGCGGTTGCGCACCCGGTTCGACGCGGTGCTCTCGTGGAACGACGCGATCGCCCCCTTCCACCCGGACGGCTGGAATCCCCGGGCGGACGACGCCCCACTGTGGGAGCGCCACTTCCGGCGGGCCTGGGGGCTCGGCGAGGAGGAGCTGGAGCTCGTCGTGGACTCCCCGCACGCCGGCCCCGCCCGGGCCCTGACCCAGGTGTTCGCCGGCGCCCCCGTCGATGTGTACGCCGAGGGGCCCGGCGCGTACGGCCCGACCGGGGAGAAGATCCCGCCGCTGACCGGGACCCGGGTGCGGCGGCTGCTCCATCCGGACCTGGTCGCCGGGGTGCGCCCGCTGCTGCTCGGCGAGTTCGGGGTGGAGCCGCGCGGCGTTCCGGCCGAGGCGATCACCGAGGTCGTCGCCGAACTCGCGGACGCGGATGTGGTGCTGCCCGCCGTCGAGGAGCCGGCGCTGCTGCTCGGGCAGGATCTGGCGGGGGCCGGGCTGATCCCGGCGGCCGACGAGGCGGGGCTGCGGCGGGAGATGGTGCGCGGGGCGGTGTCGCTCGGTCACACCCGGCTGGTGTACGCACCGGATCCGTACGCCCCGTGGGAAGACCCGGCGGCGCTGCGCGCGGAGGCGGACCGCCACGGCGTCGAACTGACCGTCCTCGCCGGCCTGCCGCCGGTCCCGGCCGAGGTGCTGGCGCACCGGCTGCGGCCCGCTCTGGTCGTGGGCTGCACCTCGGCGGCGCTGTTCGGGGCGGCCCGGTTCCACGGCCTGCCGGTGGCGACCGTCGGCACGGGGCTGCTGCTGGAGCGCCTGACCCCGTACGAGAACCCGGAGCGGACGGCGGCGACACTCGCCGACGCGGTGCTGCCGGGGCTCGGCGGCTCGGAGGAGGCAGCCGCGCGACAGGAGACCGCATCCGGGGCCGAGTTGGACGGCCTGCTGGCCGCCGTCGCCTTCGCGATGCGGCCGAAGGTGCGCCCCGATCTGCGCCCGGCCGCCGAGCGCTACCTCGCCGCGCATCTGGACAGCCGCACCTGGCGCTACTTCAGGCGCCGCCGCCTGGCCTCGCTCGCGCTGCCCGGCGTGGTCCCGGCCCGGCTGGCGTTCCTGCGCTCGAACCCGGCGCTGCGCCGGGTGGTCCGGCGGGCGCGGGCGCTGCGGGGCGGGAGTCGCTGA
- a CDS encoding glycosyltransferase family 2 protein — protein MVKLSVIVPFFNVQTYAPDTLRSLRANAREDFEFLLVDDCSTDGTLPLLRRGADEIPGAVLLRHEENGGLATARNTGLDAARGEYIAFLDGDDWLAAGHYERLVAGAEALGCDFVRTDHVQANGKARTVRRVPHGPHGVVSDPRAAILPAHRTTSVDYAFAWAGLYHRRLLDRGLLHFTDGLRTAEDRPWIWRLHREAESFAVLGLLSHFYRRGVATSLTQIGDVRQLDFLRAFDQVIAETAADREAEMFLPKAVRTYCAIIAHHLGDLDKFEPAVARELKSRAAAALGRLPQRLLDEALDAMDVTRATRVRRLRRRPAATKGASAA, from the coding sequence GTGGTTAAGCTCTCCGTCATCGTGCCGTTCTTCAACGTGCAGACCTACGCGCCCGACACCCTGAGAAGTCTGCGGGCCAACGCCCGCGAGGACTTCGAGTTCCTTCTCGTCGACGACTGTTCGACCGACGGGACGCTCCCGCTGCTGCGCCGGGGAGCGGACGAGATCCCCGGGGCCGTCCTGCTGCGGCACGAGGAGAACGGCGGCCTGGCGACCGCGCGCAACACCGGTCTGGACGCCGCCCGCGGCGAGTACATCGCCTTCCTGGACGGCGACGACTGGCTGGCCGCCGGGCACTACGAGCGGCTGGTGGCCGGGGCCGAGGCGCTGGGCTGCGACTTCGTGCGCACCGACCACGTCCAGGCGAACGGCAAGGCACGCACCGTACGCCGGGTTCCGCACGGGCCGCACGGTGTGGTGAGCGATCCCCGGGCCGCGATCCTGCCGGCCCACCGCACCACGTCGGTGGATTACGCGTTCGCCTGGGCGGGCCTCTACCACCGGCGGCTGCTGGACCGGGGGCTGCTGCACTTCACCGACGGGCTGCGCACGGCGGAGGACCGGCCGTGGATCTGGCGACTGCACCGCGAGGCGGAATCCTTCGCCGTCCTGGGTCTGCTCAGCCATTTCTACCGGCGCGGGGTGGCGACTTCCTTGACGCAGATCGGCGATGTGCGTCAGCTCGATTTCCTTCGCGCATTCGACCAGGTGATCGCGGAGACCGCCGCCGACCGCGAGGCGGAGATGTTCCTGCCGAAGGCCGTACGCACGTACTGCGCGATCATCGCCCACCATCTGGGTGACCTGGACAAATTCGAACCGGCCGTGGCCCGTGAACTGAAGTCGCGCGCGGCCGCGGCCCTGGGACGCCTGCCGCAGCGGCTGCTGGACGAGGCGCTCGACGCCATGGACGTGACACGGGCGACCCGGGTGCGCAGGCTGCGCCGCCGTCCGGCCGCCACGAAGGGGGCCTCGGCCGCATGA
- a CDS encoding DUF6716 putative glycosyltransferase: MPPRTSHEAEPAETPAARPALRVAVLADSDTRWKWGALTARRLTAEAAGDGQDARPVEVSGLLLRGRATPTPRQLAEVGEVGIDAERVREVTAAEFLHTVRDEGFDLVVLALVGGGVQAMLHGIAALGLPRRPVVVTGYVGVVYEKLADGLLLRHGADVVLANSAHDAERFRAVYEGVGADASAVTEAALPFLGGAPYRPEEGRDTVVFAAQPSVPASRADRTYLLRRLVEHARLHPRREVLLKLRSKPGEHTTHIEELPYQKLAQRLPGGLPPNFRLVYGHMGEVLDRTDLLVTVSSTAALESLHRRIPTAILTDLGVREMLGNHHFVGSGLLTSWDRLDGGTRPRPDAEWVAGQGVAADGSYGTAYDTARAKVTALLDAGRLPPLAPYYTPASAPGYLPGILGRHHLAPDGTPLPGAAAPQEPGRVRGAVRETVRNAARGAYRHGVQRVAPVIRRMGEL, translated from the coding sequence GTGCCCCCACGTACCAGCCATGAGGCCGAACCGGCCGAGACCCCCGCCGCCCGACCGGCGCTCCGGGTCGCCGTCCTCGCCGACTCCGACACCCGGTGGAAATGGGGCGCGCTCACCGCGCGCCGCCTGACCGCCGAGGCCGCCGGGGACGGACAGGACGCGCGCCCCGTCGAGGTCAGCGGGCTGCTGCTGCGCGGCCGGGCCACCCCGACACCCCGCCAGCTCGCGGAGGTCGGCGAGGTGGGCATCGACGCCGAGCGGGTCCGCGAGGTCACCGCCGCCGAGTTCCTGCACACCGTGCGCGACGAGGGCTTCGACCTCGTCGTCCTCGCCCTCGTCGGCGGCGGCGTCCAGGCCATGCTGCACGGCATCGCAGCCCTCGGCCTGCCCCGCCGGCCCGTCGTCGTCACCGGATACGTCGGCGTCGTCTACGAGAAGCTCGCCGACGGCCTCCTCCTGCGCCACGGGGCGGACGTCGTCCTCGCCAACTCGGCCCACGACGCGGAACGTTTCCGCGCGGTGTACGAGGGGGTGGGCGCCGACGCATCGGCCGTCACCGAGGCCGCCCTGCCCTTCCTGGGCGGGGCCCCGTACCGGCCGGAAGAGGGCCGCGACACCGTGGTGTTCGCCGCCCAGCCCTCCGTACCGGCCTCCCGCGCCGACCGTACGTACCTGCTCCGCCGCCTCGTCGAGCACGCCCGGCTGCACCCGCGCCGCGAGGTGCTGCTGAAGCTGCGCTCCAAGCCCGGCGAGCACACCACGCACATCGAGGAACTGCCCTACCAGAAGCTCGCGCAGAGGCTGCCGGGCGGGCTTCCGCCCAACTTCCGCCTGGTGTACGGGCACATGGGCGAGGTCCTGGACCGCACCGACCTCCTGGTCACCGTCTCCTCGACCGCCGCGCTGGAGTCCCTGCACCGCCGTATCCCGACCGCGATCCTCACCGACCTCGGCGTCCGCGAGATGCTCGGCAACCACCACTTCGTCGGCTCCGGGCTCCTCACCTCCTGGGACCGGCTCGACGGCGGGACCCGGCCCCGGCCGGACGCGGAGTGGGTGGCGGGGCAGGGCGTCGCCGCCGACGGCTCGTACGGCACCGCCTACGACACCGCCCGCGCCAAGGTCACCGCCCTCCTCGACGCCGGTCGACTCCCGCCGCTCGCCCCCTACTACACGCCCGCCAGCGCCCCCGGCTACCTCCCCGGCATCCTCGGCCGCCACCACCTGGCCCCCGACGGCACGCCCCTGCCCGGCGCGGCCGCGCCGCAGGAGCCCGGCCGGGTCCGGGGCGCGGTCCGCGAGACCGTCCGCAACGCGGCCCGCGGCGCCTACCGCCACGGCGTCCAGCGCGTCGCGCCGGTGATCCGCCGGATGGGGGAGCTGTGA